The Centroberyx gerrardi isolate f3 chromosome 13, fCenGer3.hap1.cur.20231027, whole genome shotgun sequence genome contains the following window.
ttctgtattgATATATGTCATGATTTTGGCTCACGTATGAGAAATCACATGTTGTTCATCGCATTTAACTGCATGGTAATGTTAAGTACGATGTCGAATAAAATCAGAAATtacaaagtttgaaattttgatcaGATAGAAAGTCTAACCAAATAATCCTTCTGGTATAATAATTGTTGTCAGTTCTGAACCAGAACATGCACCTTTATACCCAGAACATCCCTGTGGTTTCTCTGCCACACACTTTTACAATCTTTCCCAATTTATGGAGCCACTCTAGACTTGATACCTGACAACACAGGCTTGTAGCGTGTAGTTCTCTGGATTCTGACTTTGAAAGAGAGTTCTTCGTGTTCACAAATGAACTGGATGGTGTTAGACCTGTAGAcgattaaaataacaaataggCTTTCTTCTATTTGCGTGGTGTTCCCCTTCAAAGGCAGTGGCACGTTTAAAAAGGAAGCAAAATTGTGCAAATGTACGGTAGATCTTTTGTGAACCAAATTTACTGATTAagttttttcatttgaaaaaattGTCCGTCAGAGGATTAATCTATTCTCattgaaaatgtttcataccttattttgtcagtttttaaatagaatttgcttgttattatcggtttagacagcagaattgtgtatGATGATATGACACTGTGGTGCAGGAGAACACCCACAGACTGACTCTGTCCATGAGTCCAGACGAGGCGTACCTGGAGAAACAGGCCAGGGCCGAGGAGGAGAAACTCCAGCAGAAGATCCAGACTCTCTCCGACAGCCACAAGAAGGAGATCTATGACaaaggtaataataataataataataataagacagTAACGGTAATAACTTCAAAATGCTGTCTTGTCATTTGAAATCAGTTGCACTTCAGGATGAACTGCAAACTTTATCCATTATGAAAGTGAGTATGTTTTAAGTATTTGTATTTCTGGTATGAGTATGAGTGTTCATCGCATTGAACTGCATGCTAATGTTAAGTATGATGTcaaataaaatcagaaattaCAAAGCTTGAAATTTTGATCAGATAGAAAGTCTAACCAAATAATCTTTCTGGTATAATAATTGTTGTCAGTTCTGAACCAGAACATGTAGGAGTAGGAGTATGTTTTAAGTATTTGTATTTCTGGTATTTCtataaaaaaatgtgtattggtaaaatgtataaaatgatgtTTGGCAAGTTGATGTTTTTTAGTTTGATGTGTGGTGTATTTGTTTTCCTGTGCAGGTCTGGAGCTGCTGGCTGCTCAGAGTCAGACGCAGGACGTCTCCTGCCTGCCGGCCCTCAAAGTGTCCGACATCGAGCCCACCATAAACATCACTCCTGTAGAGATGGGAGCTGCAGGTACGGTACAGCCCGACCGCATACTGAGCCCTCTATACCGGCCTGGGGGTCGGGGGTACAGCCTGGGGGTCGTGAGATAATATGGGGGGgttgcaagatgatttatgggataggaatatagcatatttctactatatacatttattatcatatgtgtttttctgatttttctctcattttttttttttttttttttttttcttcttatgaAACACTgatcagcctctaggcctcctctgataatgaatcaagtgaaacaaaaaaaaaaaaaattctttggttgaactgttcaccaccacatgcagcctgtgatggggaTCGCGTAattttaaggggtcacgagccaagaaggttgagaaccactgctctactcTGTACTGAAACATCTGAGctcctgttgtccctgtacaGGACAGTGTCAGTATCTAATGTGTTGGTGTGGAAATTATCAGTACCGTCATGACATTTAGTTTTTATTGtacaaaataaagtgattctgctTCTGTCTCAAGAGATTGTAGATCACCCTTTGAAAAaagagacgattggagaattgtgttttttttttttctctctccatttactgCCATTGTGTGGAGGAacaagtctgaaaatcacacttctagaaCATAAACAAACGCGAACTAAGctgattctgacaatatataaaaaaacaagtcatGCTGCTGAGTTGTGGTTAAGTAAATAGTATatttatttcagtgttacactcgTTCGAACTGAagggtttaataaacataaagaaagcaattcacttaaccacaatcACTTTAATTGCCCGCCAAAGAGtagatactgtatactgtattgtcatttatatcgcaattgcaatattcagcaaaatcaTCGCTATATGATTATTTGTCAGTATCGCCTTAGTCAAAAGAGTGTCTGATTAAACTTTGTCTTCCCTTCCACAGCAGGCGTGCCGGTGCAGTACTGCGAGCAGCCCACCAACGGCATGGTGTACTTCAGAGCCATGTGCAGCCTGAACACGCTGCCGGAGGACCTCCGGCTCTACGTCCCGCTCTTCTGCACCGCCATCACCAAGTGAGGAAGAGGGGATGTGACTGTGatgtgactgtctgtgtgtagctGGGTGGCCGTCTGTGTCAGacatctgttgttttctgtcagGATTTCacgtttggtttttttttgttggtttttttgctgtttccttgctattttttcctgctatgttttgtgttcctgattgtgtgtgcatgcataaaaTTACTGATTTCCCTtaaaatctataccaatcaaaAAGGACAAGGAGGGTTCCTATGGGAtgtgaaaatccttgaaagtttgtgaatttgagaaaaattagaaaaatgttttattaggatccccattagctggcaaattcttcctggggtcctcacaaaaagcaatacaatataaataatcaataatattaataaaaaaatgtggCCTAGAAAGTTTTTAGAAAATAAATGGATgcccttgaaagtacttgatattttttttattaaaatcatAGGATGAACACCTCCTGAGGAAACCCTATGATGGATATTTTTGGgttgatacagcagcagtttaaaaatgaatgattttacCATGAGTTCTTGACTTAAGAGCATAAAGCCAATTTTGAGTCTTTCAACTTCACCGAACAAGAACTTGAAAATCATCGAAAAGCTGCAACTGAACATCAGGAAGAAGTCtttcatattttgtacattcagtgttcgTACGCAGTGTGAGACAATGACATGATGACAGTATATACTAGGTAATCCAGTGCTTGTGTGTATAGACACTGTATGTGTTCCCCTTGCAAATTGCAAAGTGTGTatgataaaatgtgtgtgtttctttaccCAGGATGGGTTGTGGAGGTCTGGACTACAGGCAGCAGGCCCAGCAGATGGAGCTGAGGACGGGCGGCATGTCCGTCTCCACCCAGGTCATCCCTGACTCCACCCAGCTGGACATGTACGAACAGGTCAGCACCGGTCTTCATCTGTGTCTGAAACCCTAAAGTCTAAAATCAATATCCTTGTTTCTTGAGTTTAGAAAGGTGACACCCATACTGTGTACTTACAGAAATAGAAAGGAAGTCAAAATGTAAATCTGCCGTTCCCTCTGTGTTCTGTGCTGCAGGGcgtcctcctgttctcctcctgcctgGAGAGGAACCTTCCACAGATGTTCCAGCTGTGGAGCGACATGTTCAACAGGTACTTTCACACCGCTAGAGAAACCAGCCGGTGGGAGTCTGTTCCCTTTATATGAACAGAATAACACCGGATTATGTTGTGTCCTCATTTGTTCCTGGAAAGTTGGTTGCggctagggctgaacgattttgaaaaaatatcaaattgtgattattttgactgatattgcatatattgatattgtaatatgatttgcgatattagagggaattataatttttacatcattattctcattttcattgaaaaacctattaaaatgattatggtgtgatttttgcggggatctgtaccaaacaaagatgttttcttaagtctgtagaatatgatgtgtaggccaggacatctctgcagcacgacaatatttaatttaaaatgctattttgacacacatttcgcctttaacaaatattgcgcctcctgcgatttgaaaattgcagtaggccatattgcgatttcaataaaatttcgattaattgttcagccctagttgcGGCTGATCTTTTGGGCAACgttgccaatcagcagccaagtGCCATCACTGCTATACAGCATGACTTACTGCTGCAACACCACTGGCAATTGAATTGCTCAAATTGAATGCAGAGCAAAAGGGGCGATAAACTAAGCAAAGTTTTACATCTGTCCTCCAGCCCCCACTTTGACGACGAGGAGCGCCTGAGGGTGCTGGTGATGATGTCAGCACAGGAATTGGCCAATGGGATCTCCTACTCTGGTCACATGTACGCAATGACCCGGGCGGGCCGGAACCTGAGTCCAGCAGGAGAGCTGGCGGAGAGTTTGGGAGGGATGGAGCAGGTACTGGATACGAGTTCTGTTCATGATAGCATGGCCTAGGCTCAGATGGTAGATATTTTAGAAGTTGTTCTTCTCAAAAAATAACCACAgtgaaaacatacattttattattgGATGTTAACAATAATTTCATAGTTTCATAGTACCTGGAAATAGGGGCATTTCCTTCCTTGGTCAGTACCGTAGGACTTGTTCACAATTCTTTGTCCCACTGGGTTATGACATTCTTTCCTGTGGGAGAGCATTTACTTTCTTCATGCAGCTTTTCTATTTGTGTATAATTTCATTTTTGCTTCTcaaatctttctctttctctctcgtgcTGTTTCTCaaatgtagtagtagtagtttttgcAACAGCCTTCATGCGTTTTTTGCCTGTTTGAATATCAGGTGAAGTTTATGAAGAGGATAGCTGAGATGTCGGACCTCAGCCAAGTCCTCCGAACTCTGCCCCGGATCAAAAAACACCTCTTCAACCCCAACAACATGAGGTGGGAGCACATTACGACTCCTGATATGATCTTATATGATATGactgaatgcatgtgtgtttttagcGCACTCTTGGGTCTCTCTATGGGCCAGACAGATTACTTTTGGAGTCAGTAtagatctgttttgttgtttttttctgttctgttcttagTACAACTGAACAAAATAGGCCTACTTCTATTGAAAATGCTATATAAAAACGATATCATAATGTTTGTATAGATATGTAACGCATGCTTTATATCATGTCATttcaaattcatgtttttgtcctTAAAGGTGTGCAGTCAACGCAACTCCACAGAAAATGTCTGATGCAGCCGGACAGTTGGACAATTTCATGAAGGACGTCGCGGGAAACAGGAGGGAACGCAAATCTGTCAGACCGAATATTATTGAGGTAAGGCTTTCAGCAGATATACAGGACCCATCAGTCAGtattttttgtttctcattcagtgacttcacttttttttttttaaagaggccGTTGGACCCCCTGGCTGGATCTGGTCCCAGTAGGAAGCTCATCTCTGTAAGTTCAGTGTAACTTCCAGTCCAGAAACATCATTTCGATTTCATAGTCTACTGCCGATTGTCgtctccatagtttctccacctggtggatctggagggaaatctgctggatcgctttacggcacaaaacaggaagaggttctgttcttccagagcaaaacggagctaaagctgaaagagtttctggcagcagatggtggaaggagggaaaggaagatggagaaatcacttccaacatgttgatcctcttcggggggggggggcaggaagcagcgggcctgatgggaaatgtagtcttaatgtggagaaacactagaactaacaatactactggtgtgagatagaggcgaccaattaTCTTCAccatggtttcatttgtttacagtaattataccattCAACCTTTAATTGCAGTATGTCGGTACATTGTGaatctctgtctctgcaccattttctccaagacaaattcctgtgtaTTTATTATAATGGATTAAACTCATTCTTGTTCCTGCTCTTGTCTCAATAACAACTTGCCACAAACTTCAATTTTCCCCTCAGGAGCCAAATTTCCAGCCGTGTCAGATGAAGACGTTCTTCCCGCTGCCCTTCCCCGTCAACTTTGTCAGCGAGTGTATCCGCACCGTCCCGTTCAGCCACGACGACTACGCCAGGTGACTGAAGTGTTACTGACTTGATTTATTTGCCTTTGTATCACTTATTTTCCAGGATTTAATTCTCACAGGAGCCTCTTCAGAATAAGCTTTCACCAGCCATATATATGACTTTCCTTTGTTACATTTCAATATGACTTTTCAGTAGAATTTAATAGGTTATATTAATTATGTATGTTGTTAAACATGTTTACTATGACTTTACTGGATGGGTTTTGgtgatttatgtattttttattttgaattactTTTTGATCTGACTTTTCACTAACTTTTCATGGACTGTTTTAAATACGACTACTGGGtgccctttttttccccttgtatTATATTTGTCTGACTTTTAACTGAGTGTCTTTTCAATATATGACTATTTCAATCTGACTTTTTACAGTGTGGCTTTGTACTTTTTTGTCACTGGACGAATTTTCACTATTAATTTTCACAGAGTGAACTTTCAATATAAATACCCTTGCTGTTAAAATATTACCTTTTGCCAATTTCTTTTTCTCGTATTACTTCTCTACAGTATATGACTTTTCATTGgatgacttttacttttcactgTTCCTGaccttctgttctctctctgtcagtctgtgcgTCCTGGCCAGGATGATGACGGCCAAGTTTCTCCACggagagatcagagagaagGGCGGAGCCTACGGGGGCGGGGCCAAGATGGGAGGAGGCGGTGTCTTCACCTTCTACTCCTATAGGTGGGCAACAGCGCACCAATATGGTCACACTTGTCAGGATTGTGATGAACAGATTTCTAACCTATTGCAAGAAGGGTGGAAAATAATATACCAGTTACTGGCTAAATGGTAATTTTGTTAGTCTACTTtatcagccactttggcaggtaaacagcaatcatttccaggtcttatCCCATTAGAAAAAATCTATTTGTAACCTAACTTGGAAAATAGTGAAAGTAACTTCTAGGGATTACCAGCCTCTGTGGCCGGTGAataaaaaagttagtttcctgaCTTGATTGTAAGTTGCTGTATACTATGGCTGCAAAAACCTTTAGTGTGTGCAAAATCAATGACATAACTCCTGATTGGTCAAGCAAATTCTCTGGCACCTGTGACAAGTCTTAGTGCTGAACATTGCAAAGGTTTTTGTACCCACTCAAGGTTTTATTAAATCTGGGcctgagtgtacaaaatattgggAATACTTTGAAATAGATGAGAATAAGAATATTTTAAACAACTAAAACTGTGTGTCAGCCTTCATGCTGATAGATACAACGCCTCGGTCTCAGttgatctctcctctctccgtcaGGGACCCGAACTCGGTGCAGACCCTGTCGGCGTTTCGTAAAGGTGTGGACTGGGCCAAGTCGGGCCAGTTCACCCAGCAGGACATCGACGAAGCCAAGCTGTCCGTCTTCTCGGCCGTCGACTCTCCGGTGGCTCCTTCAGATAAAGGTGAGCTCTCCTCAGGATGAGACTCCCACCAGTCTGACGAAAACCACACCTGACCGGCTGTGGGTGTGTTGAAGTGAACTGACGCGTCCTGACACGGGCAGGGGGGATTTTATCCTAAAAACTATCAAGGTCAAACTATCTGTCaaggtgtttttgtttgacaATACTGCTTTGTACCAATaagacattcattcattcatgattaAATGTGATGAAATTGATTTTGAGATAGCTTAATGTGCTAGTCTGTGAGATGTGTTTTTAGTTtaaatttagtctccatctttgtcactcagcctcatcactgtggtgtttctgcactgcacttcccacagatcacctgtcaatcaaacagtgtgggcggagcttggattttctgttgatccagtttgagtttctcttttctttgtctgttcagccatggtggctatcgctgctcatgctaactacccagctcttcttcttctgtttattctgaacaaaccggaaacataaaacgcatcacttcctgtgcagcagaggatttttcccaggaaagagctaccagacaccggctgctTAGAACAGACAGCggagaagctttatgaactggatatagatcGGATCACCGTTGTGTTAGTTGGCGTTAGAGAGTCGCAAAATGGACAttattatgaaaatgtcatggattagtACTTTGATTATTGCAAGGCATGATGAAAATGAACGATCATGATTTTCAAATGTTTGAGTTCCTGTTCTAAAGTGTCTTGTCACCCTCTTCTTcaccatgtgtttgtgttgcaggtATGGGTCGCTTCCTGAGTGGCATCACAGATGAGATGAAGCAGAGCCACAGAGAAAGTCTCTTCGCTGTCGACCACAAACACCTGCTGGATGTGGCTGGAAGGTAAAACCACGTCAGCCTGGAGCCTTTCAGTTACCTCTGGAGTAGAAAGTACTTGTATTGTTTACACTTTGTAACTCTGAGAAGTAAAGTACTATACAAATGTAATGACTGATGATagtgctgctactgctgctactgctatcggtactactacaactactactactattaataatagGGATAATGATGGCAACGATGGTACTAATAATGGTGATGATAATGACAATGATGCTGACaataattagtagtagtagtggtcgTTGTAGTATTACGCCGTACTGGTGGTACTACTAGTAAGTTGTACTGTGACTTGAGAGATGATTCAAAATTAATATGTTTAAATTACTATGCATGTGGCTGGGGAGTGATGTTGTCCTGAAACCGTTAATGGACTTCTTAGTTTCAAATCTGAAACTACATATTGTATTTAGAGATGATACAAAAATTGCAAGGACACTGATAAATAGGCGTTGATGTTGTATGTGTTGTTGTCCTGCAGGTACCTGGGTGTCGGCCAGCGGACGTGTGGTGTCGCCATTCTGGGTCCAGAGAATGACACTATTAAGAAAGATCCTTCATGGATTGTAAAATAATTCTATAAATAGGTATTTTGTAATTGAATACGGCCTCATGTGTCATACTGTCATTAATTTCAAATTATGTGGTCCTAACCACACTGTCGATGCAGTACAGTGTTAATAGACTCAGTGTAGTGAAAATACaaattcattttgtgttttgatgcTTTTTAAAGCGTATTTAAAATGGAGGAAACGAAGCTCATGCGCACAATACAAAGAAGGTTATAATCTTCTAGAGGAATGTGGCCTAATGTAATCTGAATATTCAGTATTCATGTTCatgaacatttttacatttcattttagaTTCTGACATTGTTTGACATAGAACCGTACCTCAGATTAATATCTTTTGAAAGACTTTGTCCAAGTATGAAGATCTCTGCTTTCACAAATACTGAATTTTCACAGATTAcatattatgtatgtatttatgaaaatgtgaccaTTACATTATGTTGGAATACAAAAACTGAGTCGGCTCTTTGTTCAGTGAAGGAAGATGATGGGAGATGATCACTGGGTCACTAGACACTGAAAGCTCTGCATGCAGCTGCATACAGGTCTGCAGGAGTCGGTCCACTCATCAAATACATGTATAGAAACCACAAGCTGCAATCTAATGGCATCTAAAACTACAGAGGGAGAAATTTCCCTCTTAATTTTGCAATTGAAGGACTTCTTTTCAAATGCTACATGGAtcaatttaaagaaaaaatcatCAGTATTTCAGAAAGAGTTATATCCTTGACAATGTTAGGTGTTTTAAAAGCAAATATCTTGAGAAATGCCTTAATTTTCACGTCATTTCAAATCatttacttgagtaaaagtagcaataccataatggaaaaatacttaaatAAAAGTACAAGTTTTGCCCTCAAAATTTTACTTATACTTAAAAGTATataagtattagcagtaaaatgtactttatCAAAAGTagaagtactcattctgaagaacggtccctttcagagtgttaaattattgaagcattaacctgtaattaatattttaatgttctaggccttaactgctccatatactgttggggagtttacaTATTTTAGGA
Protein-coding sequences here:
- the pitrm1 gene encoding presequence protease, mitochondrial, translating into MFRQAKTVLQKLRYLSLNGQQHAWRLKSSSATERALQYRPGQRIHGFTVKEVAAVPDLFLTAVKLTHDKTGAQYLHAARDDSNNLFSVQFRTTPMDSTGVPHILEHTVLCGSEKYPCRDPFFKMLNRSLTTFMNAFTASDYTMYPFSTQNAKDFQNLLSVYLDAVFFPCLREQDFWQEGWRLENENPTDPNSPLVFKGVVFNEMKGAFSDNERLYAQHLQNKMYPDHTYSVVSGGEPLAIPDLSWEQLKLFHATHYHPSNARFFTYGDLPLEQHLKQIEEEALSRFDRTDPNTQVPSQPHWSSPREDHVTCSPDALAPDPAKQNTLCMSYLLGDITDTFEGFTLSLLSSLMISGPNSPFYKALIEPKIGTDFSSVVGYDGSTKEASFSIGLQGMAEDDIERVKQIINQTIEDIIMNGFEEERIEALLHKIEIQMKHQSTSFGLSLASYIASCWNHDGDPVELLQISDSVAKFRQTLKENPRFLQDKVQHYFKENTHRLTLSMSPDEAYLEKQARAEEEKLQQKIQTLSDSHKKEIYDKGLELLAAQSQTQDVSCLPALKVSDIEPTINITPVEMGAAAGVPVQYCEQPTNGMVYFRAMCSLNTLPEDLRLYVPLFCTAITKMGCGGLDYRQQAQQMELRTGGMSVSTQVIPDSTQLDMYEQGVLLFSSCLERNLPQMFQLWSDMFNSPHFDDEERLRVLVMMSAQELANGISYSGHMYAMTRAGRNLSPAGELAESLGGMEQVKFMKRIAEMSDLSQVLRTLPRIKKHLFNPNNMRCAVNATPQKMSDAAGQLDNFMKDVAGNRRERKSVRPNIIERPLDPLAGSGPSRKLISEPNFQPCQMKTFFPLPFPVNFVSECIRTVPFSHDDYASLCVLARMMTAKFLHGEIREKGGAYGGGAKMGGGGVFTFYSYRDPNSVQTLSAFRKGVDWAKSGQFTQQDIDEAKLSVFSAVDSPVAPSDKGMGRFLSGITDEMKQSHRESLFAVDHKHLLDVAGRYLGVGQRTCGVAILGPENDTIKKDPSWIVK